AAAATGAAAGTATTGTAGTTCTTTATATATGCTAgcaaaaactatatatataattgtttttattcttgtaaagaaaaataaattgatcatCATTCCTGTGTATCTTGTACGgttctatttatatatatattaaagtgttattgaaaaacaattacaataatttttttttttgtcttctttcCGAATGTGCAACAAGTGGGGTTTTGGCACTCCTTGTGCTGAAATCTCCAAATTTTCAgtaatataatccattttaactttttcaaaaaaaaatgaatttgataatTCTAAGTTGTGCTTTGGCTCTAATGATAGTTAagaagtttgtttttttaataccGATACTATATGCACTATATGctgttagaaagaaaaaaaaaaccatatggactatagtttaaaaatattatccaATGGATTTCATGAGATATTGAAAAATTATAGATATGCAACAAGTGATTTTAGTTGTTTTGTGATTCAAGAGATGGCTTGTGGGATGGGTTTCTAAAGAGCAGAAACAGGATGGATAGGCATCACTGCATCAATTACGGTGGTCTCTAATCTATAGCTAAGCTACTAGTGTCTAATAATTTGATAATTTCAACACCATTTTTATGTATATCATTTACATCTTCACTAATCTACCACAATTTTATATACCTTTGATCTTCCTAGGATGCACCTTATAGACCTAAGCATAAGCAGCACCTTATAGAGATTACTCATAATATAATatctaagagtgtgtttggatggggaaatgttttgagggaatgtattgttttgagggaattcaaatactttggggtgaattccattgtttggataataatttgaagcattttcaaaatatggaaatttatgaagtattttgttcaagttaaatttagaggatttcaaatgacacctaaaagctaagaatttcaaatttcttcattgttgttatttttcatattttgcattttggtcctcaaattttccaaaaatttcaaattgaccccaataaatttccaaaaattgcaaattggtccctcaattttttcaaaaattataatttgacccctcaaatttttaaaatttacattttgacccctaatttcaattttcaaatttgacccaaaaaaattaaaatttataaaagttgtccaaaaatgatgacaatgaatttttttattacttcatccaaacaaaagaattgagaaatgaaagtaatttaattaaatcatttaaattgtctagaattctaaattctttaaaatttctcaattacctcATTCAAACACACTCTAAAACTGTTTTAACTTCGCTTGCCTATTACTTTCCTTTCTTAACAAGGCAAACCTCAAATatcacaaaaaaagaaaaatgtaatacatcagaattgattctaaagatagatttcaatattaaaagaaaattatgattgAAAAATGAAACGTATTAAAGTTGGAAACTCAAGGAGGCCAAGATGCCTAAGGGTGAATATTTTCCTATGATTTCCAAACAAATGAATCATAGTTGGAGATCATTAGAAAGAACACTAAACATGATCATATCTCTGCTTTTTCCTTTCATGACCAAATACTTCCTAAGAGTTCCCTCCTTTTGGAAACCAGctttctccaaaaccctttGAGACCCAACATTTTCCACATCAACAAGAGCTTCAAGCCTTTCCAAGTACGAAAATTCATCGAATGCAATCTTAACAATTTGTTTCACAGCACATGTGACAATCCCTTTACCCCAATATTTAGAGCTTAGATTATAGCCAAGTTCTGCAGATTGTTTCCTGCTTTTATCTTCAGGTGTGAACAAAAGAACAC
Above is a genomic segment from Medicago truncatula cultivar Jemalong A17 chromosome 5, MtrunA17r5.0-ANR, whole genome shotgun sequence containing:
- the LOC11438664 gene encoding uncharacterized N-acetyltransferase p20, whose translation is MEETFISSKPCGKEEIIDLNQITLRSFNLSDLDDVMVWHTDEKVAKFCSWEPYTSREDGINFIESIESKFLCCKAICINDRAIGCVLLFTPEDKSRKQSAELGYNLSSKYWGKGIVTCAVKQIVKIAFDEFSYLERLEALVDVENVGSQRVLEKAGFQKEGTLRKYLVMKGKSRDMIMFSVLSNDLQL